In Drechmeria coniospora strain ARSEF 6962 chromosome 03, whole genome shotgun sequence, the DNA window TCGTGTACCCGTGGACGTTTGTCACGTCGACGCTGGTCGAGGGCAACATCTTCaccctcgccatcgccggcgtgACGCTGTACCAGGGCGGCCGCTACCTCGAGCGAGcctggtcgtcggccgacctGGCCAAGTTCCTGGcgctcgtctccgtcgtgcCCAACCTGCTGACCTTTAGCGTCATGTTCCTCCTCTTCACGCTGACGCGAAACGAGAGCTGGACGTGGGTGCCCCCCCgacccctcgccgccggcggcctccgCTAACGTGGCCGCGCCCAGGTTGACGGTCATCTCGGGCACCGTGCCGATCCAGATCTcgttcctcgtcgccttcagCCAGCTGGTCCCGGCCCACACGGTGACGCTGTTCCGCGGCATCCTGTCGCTGCGGGTGCCGCGGTTCCCGCTCGTCtacgtcggcatcgtcgccgtcctgtCGCTCACGCCGCTGCTGTCGCGGGCGGCCTTTTGgctcgccgtcttcggcTTCCTCACGAGCTGGACCTATCTGCGATTCTACAAGTCCGTCTTCCCCGACCTCGACACgtcgcagccggcggcgctgcGCGGCGACGCGAGCGAGACGTTTGCCTTTGCCGAGTTCTTCCCAGCGCCGGTCAAGCCCTTTGTGGCGACGTTTGCCGACCACGTCttcgacgtcctcgtcgccgtgcgcCTCTGCACCCCCTTTTCCCCGGCCGACATGTCCTCGAGCCGGGGCGACAGGCTGCTGCAGCGGGGCACGCCCGGCAGCGCgcgggccgaggccgagcggaGGCGGGCCATTGCGCTCAAGGCGCTGGACCAGCGGCTCAACGCCGCCACGGGCGGAGCCGGCGGCTGGCCATCGTCGCAGAATCCGTCGCAGCCGACGGGGCCGACGGTGCAGacgcagccgcagccgagcACGCAgacggccatgacgtcgCAGCCGGGGCAGCTGCTGGGCGAGACCAAGTTTGAGCCGGACAATCATCACAACGACGAGGCGGGGAAAAACTAAAGGCTCGTCGGAGGCGCGCGGGACATGGCACGTTCCGCGGAGGCCCTCGGGACAATGGCACGTCGGGAGGCCCTCAGGACATGGCTCGTCGCGATGCCCTccgcgacgagctcgaaCGGCGGCACGGGTGGAGGGACGGGCGGCGAATCTGCGAAGCGACGTGGTACATGACGCAGGAATACGATGAAGAGGGGTTTCGGCCCGTCACACGGGGCAGGAGGGGAAAACGATGGGCTTGTGTCTCTCGACCGAGTTATCCTGGACTTGAATGGAAtgacttttttttttgcagCGAATGAccccctcgtcgagggcgaggcgttCGTCCAGTGTACCGTCCATgtgcacgacggcggccagcaCCACTCGTTGCACACGGCCAACCCCCCGAGGCCATCATCACCGGGTGCGCCAGATGCCGCCAACGATGCCACCATGGCGCCGAGGCAGCCATGCTGGGCGCCTGGGAACAAGGCCACGGCCGCGAGCCAGGTGCGCATGTGCCATGCTCGCCCCCCaaccgtcggcggctcgtTCGCCGACGGTGGTGCGCGGGCCGGCCATCGGCGCGACCAACAGGTGAATGGCATTCTTCGTCCGACGTGCGACCACGGCACCACTTGTACCGGGCTCGAGGAAGCCACCCGTGCCGTCCATGGCGCGAGGTCGGAAGACGAGAGACGCAAGCGGAAGGCAGGCCAAGGCCTAGAAGGAGgacggccggcggccgacgtgaTGGAACTTTTCAGACGGATGATGGGCACCGCGAAGGCTGCTTCATCGACGCCACAAGTCGGCGGATTGTCGCGGCAGAGGAGGCATCGTACGCAGCACGGTGGACGGGATGGCGAATCCTGGCGCAAGCAGATCACAGGTGCACGTGCGAGTCGACGCATTCGTTGGGCGCGGAGAGGCCACGGGTGGGAATGCCGAGGTGGACAGAGGTCCAAGCATGGAGTGATGTACTCCgaactgtacttgtaccgtagATGAGGCTTCGGGCCTTTGGGCTGGCGCGCGGGGGAGGAGGCTGGAAGGGCAGATGTGGCTGCTCAGCTCGTGTGGCTTGCCCATTCAGAGGTCCGAAAACGTACCAAGCCGGTAATGAGtgttacagtacggagtacaggtacagtattactgtatGTAGGctgcagcactccgtaggtacctaacggagtacggagtacaccgaCAGGTAATAATAGGTGCATTTGCAAGTATGTGCATGTTGGTGCAGCACGGAGCGGTACATGCATGCCAGCAAgcagtgtacagtacttgtttaGTACTTGTGTAGCATGTCCCAGCGCACCACCCCACACCACGCTGTACtttacatgtaggtgcaagtaaaAGCGAGTGcctgctacggagtacaggtaattacctactacctagtacctagtaggtagtatgtacagtacagtagtaggttagtacctaggtagtaccAAGTAGTAtacacccaagtaagtacagtacagtacagttcacctacagtacggcgtactgGCAGTGTCTGCTACCCGGAGACTCTCCAGGTCCCAACAGCTACCAAACGAGCGCGACATGGCGTGACGTCGTTGCTGGGAGGAACAGGACCGTCCCCGTGAACCCCCATAATGCTCCGTCACATCGCCCGGCTACGACAAGGTCCTCGGACGGATGCCAAGGCCGGCCAGGGTGCGGCGCTGCATCGTCACGGCAGCACGCAGGCGAGCGCAGAGCCGAGAGCGAGCAGAGCAACGCACGGATCCCTCGTCTGCCCGGTGCTCTCAAAGGCAAGATGGGCAACGAGGGGtaggcgacgaggtcgtacCCGCTGTCACCAAGCTAGCAGCACGCAGCGCAGGACCTGGGAGCGCACAGCCACGCGGAATTGCAGGTGCACATGCCGTACGCAGTGCGGGCAAACCTACTGCTCCCAGGCACACCAGCTCACGGCTGCATGCTCGGTACCAGGTGCCCGTACTCGGCACCGCGCCATGTCGATGGCGGAAAGAGGTGAAGCAATGGCCTCATGCCCGCGCCGTGGAGAGAAGCAGGTGTTAATTGGGACGGACGGATGGTGAGTCGATCTCGCCTCCTCCTGTCCAGATCGGACGACGATGTGGCGGCTGGTGGAGGTGGCGCGGCGAGGAAAGGTACAAAGGAAGCAGGCACAAGGTGCCATGTAAGCAAGTAGAGGTAAGTAGGTGCCGATGTGCGGGTGAGCACGTGCGAGCCCGGAAGCCTGCATCGTCGCAGGCCAGCAGGCAGAGGAGATGGGCGTGCATGGCCTGGTGCAGCGATGCAAGCTGAGGCAGGCGGGGGTGGCAGGTGATTGTCAcgctgtactctgtaccgcACCGGGGCCAGGCACTACTGTACAGGTGccttagtacttacctagtacctagtacctacagcaccCAGGTAGGGGGTACGGCGTGAATGAACAGCTACATAGTACCAAGCAAGaagcacttgcaagtaggtgcatACCTactaattactccgtagagtacgcatgtactcgtacatactgcacatgtatgcTCAGCCAGGTGCAGATGCCacaaggtacggagcactgcgcTAGCAAACACACCCATGGCTGGGCTCCCGACTTCCTGTCGACAAAGACAACTcgtagtacagtacagctgTCTCGATGGATTGACGTCTG includes these proteins:
- a CDS encoding hypothetical protein (uncharacterized protein LOC100501818), with translation MPPRINIPPVTRALLIALLVQSVLSAAIRYRQWSEKAHIVIPYLTLVPQLSIVYPWTFVTSTLVEGNIFTLAIAGVTLYQGGRYLERAWSSADLAKFLALVSVVPNLLTFSVMFLLFTLTRNESWTLTVISGTVPIQISFLVAFSQLVPAHTVTLFRGILSLRVPRFPLVYVGIVAVLSLTPLLSRAAFWLAVFGFLTSWTYLRFYKSVFPDLDTSQPAALRGDASETFAFAEFFPAPVKPFVATFADHVFDVLVAVRLCTPFSPADMSSSRGDRLLQRGTPGSARAEAERRRAIALKALDQRLNAATGGAGGWPSSQNPSQPTGPTVQTQPQPSTQTAMTSQPGQLLGETKFEPDNHHNDEAGKN